The sequence below is a genomic window from bacterium.
GCAGCCGCGGCGCACTGCTGCTCGACGACTACAGCGACGAGCCGGGCCATCGCGGCCTCGCGGTCACCGCCGCCGCGGACCTCGCCGCCGGAGTGGACGAGGTGCACCGGCGAGGCTTCCAGTGCGCCATCCACGCCATCGGCGACGGCGGCAACCGCATGGCCCTCGACGCCATCGCCTTCGCCCAGCGCGACGACCCCGCGCCGACCCGCCGTCATCGCATCGAGCACGCCCAGGTCGTGCACCCCGACGACTTCGCGCGCTTCGCCGCCCAGGGCGCGATCGCCAGCATGCAGCCCACCCATTGCACCAGCGACATGCGCTGGGCCGAGGACCGTTTGGGCCCCGCTCGGATCAAGGGCGCCTACGCCTGGCGCACGTTCCTGGACCTGGGCGTGCCGCTGCCCTTCGGCTCGGATGCGCCGGTGGAGGACTGGGACCCGCTGCCGGGAATCTACGCCGCGATCACGCGGCAGGACCGGGACGGGCGGCCGGCAGGCGGCTGGTACCCGGCGCAATGCCTCATGTGGGACGAGGCCGTACGGGCGTTCACGGAGGACGCCGCCTTCGTGGTGGGGCGCGAGGGGGATCTGGGGCGGCTGTCGGTGGGGTACGTGTTCGACTGCACGGTGCTGAGCGCGGATCCGCGCGGGGACGCGCGTGCATGGCTCGACATCCATGCCGCGGCCGTGCTGCTGCAGGGCAAGCGGATTCGCTGAGGTTTCGGCCCGTGCGCGGCCGGGCTGGACCGTTTCACAGCTTTTGATGCCGGTATTCGCCCACACCACCCCGTGGTGGTGTGGATATGACATCCCATCAATGGTGTCCGTAGGACCCACCCCGGTCGTTTGACCGCCAAGTGCGTTTTCTCGTAAGCTCATCAAGATCGATGATCGATTCCATATTGCTTGCCATGATTGGAGATCGACATGCGCCGCCACGCATCGTTCGCTGGAGCCATACTGAT
It includes:
- a CDS encoding amidohydrolase family protein, translated to DAAGGPTGLLVDNAVDLLDDVLPDPTDAERERWLLAGLHACADAGLVAVHDMGETPETCDVAQRLADAGRLPIRLFVYLDGDDETSMSALRRYHATDRFAVRGMKYYADGALGSRGALLLDDYSDEPGHRGLAVTAAADLAAGVDEVHRRGFQCAIHAIGDGGNRMALDAIAFAQRDDPAPTRRHRIEHAQVVHPDDFARFAAQGAIASMQPTHCTSDMRWAEDRLGPARIKGAYAWRTFLDLGVPLPFGSDAPVEDWDPLPGIYAAITRQDRDGRPAGGWYPAQCLMWDEAVRAFTEDAAFVVGREGDLGRLSVGYVFDCTVLSADPRGDARAWLDIHAAAVLLQGKRIR